One window of the Penaeus vannamei isolate JL-2024 chromosome 31, ASM4276789v1, whole genome shotgun sequence genome contains the following:
- the LOC113821358 gene encoding uncharacterized protein isoform X2, translated as MSEAGYYTDKTATVRLEALHGGVDYEVRVRLRSGARPPSDDEDDDKWWSSEASEAVTPQGAPEVAPAVGVGTFEVESDADSGRRAVALQWRPVPALLHNGPGLEYRVLVTDRTNNTVKNLTESGTFVKIEDLNIDSSYRMEIVAANRAGVGLQTAAVRVPAAPPPAPLLPAVVYHAGTRRYELRWPAKENLTYTAYVCTDGLSFHSPCSTNLYWKNLGSASAVNLTLEELNVTDSVTPDEVRFALSAETFAEDSSGMAWDSCIHPQQYNTQHSAPEIITNYDSTTNSVSLRWRADCAARGGVIEEVQAIWCEGRDSCVEAGNGIPRKIESDVFSGVVVLEGLREGSAYTANLRLRYRDGLSGWSSPLPFATKSSALPTWLIVTIVIVAIAVTVVVLSAGVYSRRKIQVIARDARREIVLPDGLGDSTAFHGSGGQDNISDIRSRNSFTMLNNHDSIYDNVQFREPLADQILRLEKEYLQGPFSGGRGLAQSKADKEDPPQAGDVRPAFPTDVTGDKTRNGDEGYGIVSKPDSSTIGLSDPAIAPWEAKPSPGYTAILSSFSELHSDTSAIPSALTNAVGTPYSRVYRRPEEFVNEKAHEKSPAGHVASLSADYGTQTSSNLAENGGRKGKRISSTGYVAFPEDFGNEGISSAAQPSPGYVAILPQFSTFNNDKLPAPSISTNEIRAPYSSVYRSPEEFKNIREHEKSFPGHAVFPPTDSGMQSSDGIRGEVDKDTEESFSTGFGMQPPREVIKSEDRNKHDTYSEGYVLLPSNLFGTQTSSNLRGDMGQKIQGISSAAQASPPAGFGTQASPKEIHQKETGAVPKAPKGPVASKTESKAETRGYVMIDFPISAKDTRGDTYQSGANSESSSSNKEKCEEASGIHHYVSRVDGRSKISSDQKNKTSGEVQSAMPSAGYVTVDFPFVRFSNQRNSLNQLPNSNEHMEETEMTETKRGLSPPVPCGAIEASPILESELNALCNKPPPDIPMNVPVMTVHRVLTEVTAPENSSRSSLDVNVGSAATSGYVRTGHIYSGKNEEY; from the exons atg AGTGAGGCGGGATATTATACCGACAAAACCGCGACGGTGCGCCTCGAGGCACTGCACGGCGGGGTGGACTACGAGGTGCGCGTCAGACTCCGCTCGGGGGCGCGACCGCCGTCCGACGACGAAGATGACGACAAATGGTGGTCATCTGAGGCTTCCGAGGCTGTCACGCCGCAAGGAG CGCCCGAGGTTGCCCCAGCCGTGGGCGTGGGGACCTTCGAGGTTGAGAGCGACGCCGACTCCGGGCGGCGGGCGGTCGCGCTGCAGTGGCGCCCCGTCCCCGCGCTGCTGCACAACGGACCCGGCCTCGAGTACCGCGTCCTCGTCACGGACCGAAC GAACAACACAGTGAAAAATCTCACAGAATCCGGAACATTTGTCAAGATTGAGGACCTTAACATCGATTCAAGTTACAG aATGGAAATCGTCGCCGCGAACCGCGCCGGCGTCGGCCTCCAGACGGCGGCGGTGCGCGtccccgccgccccgccgcccgcgccgctcCTGCCGGCCGTCGTCTACCACGCGGGGACTCGCCGCTACGAACTCAG GTGGCCGGCGAAGGAGAACCTCACCTACACGGCCTACGTCTGCACCGACGGCCTGTCTTTCCACTCGCCCTGCTCG ACCAACTTGTACTGGAAGAACTTGGGATCAGCATCAGCGGTGAACCTCACCCTGGAGGAGTTGAACGTGACTGACTCCGTGACTCCTGACGAGGTCCGCTTCGCTCTGTCAGCAGAGACCTTCGCCGAGGACTCCAGCGGCATGGCCTGGGACAGCTGCATCCATCCCCAGCAGTATAACACCCAGCATTCTGCGCCCGAAATCATCACGAACTA CGACAGCACGACGAACAGCGTGAGTCTGCGCTGGAGGGCGGACTGCGCGGCTCGAGGGGGAGTGATCGAGGAGGTGCAGGCGATCTGGTGCGAAGGCCGCGACAGCTGCGTTGAGGCAGGCAACG GAATCCCCAGGAAGATCGAGAGCGACGTGTTTTCGGGCGTCGTGGTGCTCGAGGGACTTCGCGAGGGCTCGGCGTACACGGCGAACCTCAGACTCAGGTACCGAGACGGCCTCTCGGGCTGGTCCTCCCCGCTGCCCTTCGCGACGAAGTCTTCAG CTCTCCCGACGTGGCtcatcgtcaccatcgtcatcgtggCTATTGCGGTCACTGTTGTGGTCCTCAGCGCCGGCGTCTACAGCAGGAG GAAGATCCAGGTGATCGCCCGAGACGCCCGCAGGGAGATCGTCCTTCCCGACGGCCTCGGCGACAGCACCGCCTTCCACGGCTCGGGAGGCCAG gATAACATTTCCGATATCCGAAGTCGAAATTCATTCACCATGTTGAACAATCATGACTCCATTTATGACAACGTTCAGTTCAGAGAGCCGTTGGCAGATCAGAT ATTGCGCCTCGAAAAGGAGTACCTCCAAGGTCCCTTCTCTGGAGGTCGAGGTCTTGCCCAGAGCAAGGCCGACAAAGAAGACCCTCCTCAGGCTGGTGACGTCAGGCCGGCATTCCCTACTGACGTCACTGGAGACAAAACTAGGAATGGTGATGAGGGTTATGGAATCGTTTCAAAACCTGATTCAAGTACTATTGGCCTATCTGATCCTGCAATCGCCCCCTGGGAAGCTAAGCCATCGCCGGGATATACAGCCATCCTGTCTTCGTTCTCTGAATTACACAGCGACACTTCAGCCATTCCGTCTGCCTTAACGAATGCAGTCGGAACTCCTTATTCAAGGGTTTACAGACGTCCAGAAGAATTCGTGAACGAGAAGGCACACGAAAAATCTCCTGCAGGTCATGTAGCTTCTCTATCAGCAGATTATGGAACGCAAACATCTAGTAATCTGGCAGAGAATGGAGGCAGGAAAGGTAAAAGAATATCTTCTACAGGTTATGTGGCTTTTCCAGAGGACTTTGGAAATGAAGGGATATCTTCCGCAGCTCAGCCGTCGCCAGGATATGTAGCCATCTTACCCCAGTTCTCAACCTTTAACAATGACAAGTTGCCTGCTCCATCAATCTCGACAAATGAAATCAGAGCTCCGTATTCGAGTGTTTACAGAAGTCCAGAAGAATTCAAGAATATAAGGGAACACGAGAAATCCTTTCCAGGTCATGCAGTTTTCCCGCCAACAGATTCTGGAATGCAAAGCTCCGACGGCATAAGAGGGGAGGTGGACAAGGATACAGAGGAATCATTTTCTACAGGATTTGGAATGCAGCCTCCTCGTGAAGTGATAAAGAGCGAGGACAGGAATAAACATGACACATATTCGGAAGGTTATGTTCTCTTACCATCAAATCTTTTTGGAACACAAACCTCCAGTAATCTGAGAGGCGACATGGGGCAGAAAATACAAGGAATATCTTCCGCAGCCCAAGCTTCTCCGCCAGCTGGCTTTGGCACACAAGCCTCCCCTAAGGAGATACATCAAAAGGAGACAGGCGCCGTGCCCAAGGCACCGAAAGGGCCAGTAGCAAGCAAAACAGAATCTAAGGCAGAGACTAGAGGGTATGTGATGATAGACTTCCCTATTTCAGCGAAAGACACACGGGGCGATACATACCAGAGTGGTGCCAACTCAGAGTCTTCCTCGAGTAACAAAGAAAAGTGTGAAGAAGCATCAGGCATTCATCATTATGTCTCAAGGGTTGACGGCAGATCAAAAATATCATCTGATCAGAAAAATAAAACTTCAGGCGAAGTTCAGTCTGCAATGCCTTCAGCGGGATATGTGACTGTAGATTTTCCTTTCGTAAGATTTTCAAATCAACGAAATTCACTAAACCAATTACCAAATAGTAATGAACACATGGAAGAAACAGAAATgacagagacaaaaaggggaCTTTCCCCTCCCGTCCCATGTGGCGCCATTGAAGCATCTCCCATTCTGGAAAGCGAACTGAACGCCCTTTGCAACAAGCCGCCGCCTGACATCCCCATGAACGTACCTGTGATGACAGTGCATCGCGTGTTAACAGAAGTCACTGCGCCTGAGAACTCCTCACGTTCATCTCTTGACGTGAACGTAGGCTCAGCAGCGACCTCTGGGTACGTAAGAACAGGTCACATATATTCTGGGAAGAATGAAGAATACTAA
- the LOC113821358 gene encoding uncharacterized protein isoform X1 — protein sequence MKSFCLDNGRKFGVLLMLVSQVTSSVRQDSSKGGRDTEDTVVENLSCASVNSESLQCMWEIPKVPSVSSYTMYLYNWLHFWHVKQPCTCYEDWCDSCPGVCCHWKAPEYDFTSPEVMIELSTGTSERNATFDHFSIVIPGPAEKLSISTTESYQELEVRWETPKFFLNFEPGLFYSVDYRPKNVSVFGAFDWMSEAGYYTDKTATVRLEALHGGVDYEVRVRLRSGARPPSDDEDDDKWWSSEASEAVTPQGAPEVAPAVGVGTFEVESDADSGRRAVALQWRPVPALLHNGPGLEYRVLVTDRTNNTVKNLTESGTFVKIEDLNIDSSYRMEIVAANRAGVGLQTAAVRVPAAPPPAPLLPAVVYHAGTRRYELRWPAKENLTYTAYVCTDGLSFHSPCSTNLYWKNLGSASAVNLTLEELNVTDSVTPDEVRFALSAETFAEDSSGMAWDSCIHPQQYNTQHSAPEIITNYDSTTNSVSLRWRADCAARGGVIEEVQAIWCEGRDSCVEAGNGIPRKIESDVFSGVVVLEGLREGSAYTANLRLRYRDGLSGWSSPLPFATKSSALPTWLIVTIVIVAIAVTVVVLSAGVYSRRKIQVIARDARREIVLPDGLGDSTAFHGSGGQDNISDIRSRNSFTMLNNHDSIYDNVQFREPLADQILRLEKEYLQGPFSGGRGLAQSKADKEDPPQAGDVRPAFPTDVTGDKTRNGDEGYGIVSKPDSSTIGLSDPAIAPWEAKPSPGYTAILSSFSELHSDTSAIPSALTNAVGTPYSRVYRRPEEFVNEKAHEKSPAGHVASLSADYGTQTSSNLAENGGRKGKRISSTGYVAFPEDFGNEGISSAAQPSPGYVAILPQFSTFNNDKLPAPSISTNEIRAPYSSVYRSPEEFKNIREHEKSFPGHAVFPPTDSGMQSSDGIRGEVDKDTEESFSTGFGMQPPREVIKSEDRNKHDTYSEGYVLLPSNLFGTQTSSNLRGDMGQKIQGISSAAQASPPAGFGTQASPKEIHQKETGAVPKAPKGPVASKTESKAETRGYVMIDFPISAKDTRGDTYQSGANSESSSSNKEKCEEASGIHHYVSRVDGRSKISSDQKNKTSGEVQSAMPSAGYVTVDFPFVRFSNQRNSLNQLPNSNEHMEETEMTETKRGLSPPVPCGAIEASPILESELNALCNKPPPDIPMNVPVMTVHRVLTEVTAPENSSRSSLDVNVGSAATSGYVRTGHIYSGKNEEY from the exons ATGAAGTCCTTCTGCCTCGATAATGGCCGGAAATTCGGAGTCCTGCTCATGCTGGTCTCGCAAGTCACCTCGTCAGTCCGACAAGACTccagtaagggaggaagagacactGAAG ATACTGTCGTGGAGAACCTGTCATGTGCATCAGTGAATAGCGAAAGCTTACAGTGTATGTGGGAGATACCGAAGGTTCCTTCTGTCTCCAGTTACACCATGTATCTATACAACTGGCTACATTTCTGGCATGTCAAACA ACCCTGTACGTGCTACGAAGATTGGTGCGACTCTTGCCCCGGGGTGTGTTGCCACTGGAAAGCCCCAGAATATGACTTCACTTCGCCCGAAGTTATGATTGAACTTTCGACCGGCACCAGCGAACGAAATGCAACATTCGACCATTTTTCAATCG TCATCCCTGGTCCCGCCGAGAAGCTGAGCATAAGCACGACAGAGTCATACCAGGAGCTCGAAGTCCGATGGGAGACGCCAAAATTCTTTCTCAATTTCGAGCCCGGTCTTTTTTACAGCGTGGACTACAGGCCTAAAAATGTCAGCGTTTTTGGTGCCTTTGACTGGATG AGTGAGGCGGGATATTATACCGACAAAACCGCGACGGTGCGCCTCGAGGCACTGCACGGCGGGGTGGACTACGAGGTGCGCGTCAGACTCCGCTCGGGGGCGCGACCGCCGTCCGACGACGAAGATGACGACAAATGGTGGTCATCTGAGGCTTCCGAGGCTGTCACGCCGCAAGGAG CGCCCGAGGTTGCCCCAGCCGTGGGCGTGGGGACCTTCGAGGTTGAGAGCGACGCCGACTCCGGGCGGCGGGCGGTCGCGCTGCAGTGGCGCCCCGTCCCCGCGCTGCTGCACAACGGACCCGGCCTCGAGTACCGCGTCCTCGTCACGGACCGAAC GAACAACACAGTGAAAAATCTCACAGAATCCGGAACATTTGTCAAGATTGAGGACCTTAACATCGATTCAAGTTACAG aATGGAAATCGTCGCCGCGAACCGCGCCGGCGTCGGCCTCCAGACGGCGGCGGTGCGCGtccccgccgccccgccgcccgcgccgctcCTGCCGGCCGTCGTCTACCACGCGGGGACTCGCCGCTACGAACTCAG GTGGCCGGCGAAGGAGAACCTCACCTACACGGCCTACGTCTGCACCGACGGCCTGTCTTTCCACTCGCCCTGCTCG ACCAACTTGTACTGGAAGAACTTGGGATCAGCATCAGCGGTGAACCTCACCCTGGAGGAGTTGAACGTGACTGACTCCGTGACTCCTGACGAGGTCCGCTTCGCTCTGTCAGCAGAGACCTTCGCCGAGGACTCCAGCGGCATGGCCTGGGACAGCTGCATCCATCCCCAGCAGTATAACACCCAGCATTCTGCGCCCGAAATCATCACGAACTA CGACAGCACGACGAACAGCGTGAGTCTGCGCTGGAGGGCGGACTGCGCGGCTCGAGGGGGAGTGATCGAGGAGGTGCAGGCGATCTGGTGCGAAGGCCGCGACAGCTGCGTTGAGGCAGGCAACG GAATCCCCAGGAAGATCGAGAGCGACGTGTTTTCGGGCGTCGTGGTGCTCGAGGGACTTCGCGAGGGCTCGGCGTACACGGCGAACCTCAGACTCAGGTACCGAGACGGCCTCTCGGGCTGGTCCTCCCCGCTGCCCTTCGCGACGAAGTCTTCAG CTCTCCCGACGTGGCtcatcgtcaccatcgtcatcgtggCTATTGCGGTCACTGTTGTGGTCCTCAGCGCCGGCGTCTACAGCAGGAG GAAGATCCAGGTGATCGCCCGAGACGCCCGCAGGGAGATCGTCCTTCCCGACGGCCTCGGCGACAGCACCGCCTTCCACGGCTCGGGAGGCCAG gATAACATTTCCGATATCCGAAGTCGAAATTCATTCACCATGTTGAACAATCATGACTCCATTTATGACAACGTTCAGTTCAGAGAGCCGTTGGCAGATCAGAT ATTGCGCCTCGAAAAGGAGTACCTCCAAGGTCCCTTCTCTGGAGGTCGAGGTCTTGCCCAGAGCAAGGCCGACAAAGAAGACCCTCCTCAGGCTGGTGACGTCAGGCCGGCATTCCCTACTGACGTCACTGGAGACAAAACTAGGAATGGTGATGAGGGTTATGGAATCGTTTCAAAACCTGATTCAAGTACTATTGGCCTATCTGATCCTGCAATCGCCCCCTGGGAAGCTAAGCCATCGCCGGGATATACAGCCATCCTGTCTTCGTTCTCTGAATTACACAGCGACACTTCAGCCATTCCGTCTGCCTTAACGAATGCAGTCGGAACTCCTTATTCAAGGGTTTACAGACGTCCAGAAGAATTCGTGAACGAGAAGGCACACGAAAAATCTCCTGCAGGTCATGTAGCTTCTCTATCAGCAGATTATGGAACGCAAACATCTAGTAATCTGGCAGAGAATGGAGGCAGGAAAGGTAAAAGAATATCTTCTACAGGTTATGTGGCTTTTCCAGAGGACTTTGGAAATGAAGGGATATCTTCCGCAGCTCAGCCGTCGCCAGGATATGTAGCCATCTTACCCCAGTTCTCAACCTTTAACAATGACAAGTTGCCTGCTCCATCAATCTCGACAAATGAAATCAGAGCTCCGTATTCGAGTGTTTACAGAAGTCCAGAAGAATTCAAGAATATAAGGGAACACGAGAAATCCTTTCCAGGTCATGCAGTTTTCCCGCCAACAGATTCTGGAATGCAAAGCTCCGACGGCATAAGAGGGGAGGTGGACAAGGATACAGAGGAATCATTTTCTACAGGATTTGGAATGCAGCCTCCTCGTGAAGTGATAAAGAGCGAGGACAGGAATAAACATGACACATATTCGGAAGGTTATGTTCTCTTACCATCAAATCTTTTTGGAACACAAACCTCCAGTAATCTGAGAGGCGACATGGGGCAGAAAATACAAGGAATATCTTCCGCAGCCCAAGCTTCTCCGCCAGCTGGCTTTGGCACACAAGCCTCCCCTAAGGAGATACATCAAAAGGAGACAGGCGCCGTGCCCAAGGCACCGAAAGGGCCAGTAGCAAGCAAAACAGAATCTAAGGCAGAGACTAGAGGGTATGTGATGATAGACTTCCCTATTTCAGCGAAAGACACACGGGGCGATACATACCAGAGTGGTGCCAACTCAGAGTCTTCCTCGAGTAACAAAGAAAAGTGTGAAGAAGCATCAGGCATTCATCATTATGTCTCAAGGGTTGACGGCAGATCAAAAATATCATCTGATCAGAAAAATAAAACTTCAGGCGAAGTTCAGTCTGCAATGCCTTCAGCGGGATATGTGACTGTAGATTTTCCTTTCGTAAGATTTTCAAATCAACGAAATTCACTAAACCAATTACCAAATAGTAATGAACACATGGAAGAAACAGAAATgacagagacaaaaaggggaCTTTCCCCTCCCGTCCCATGTGGCGCCATTGAAGCATCTCCCATTCTGGAAAGCGAACTGAACGCCCTTTGCAACAAGCCGCCGCCTGACATCCCCATGAACGTACCTGTGATGACAGTGCATCGCGTGTTAACAGAAGTCACTGCGCCTGAGAACTCCTCACGTTCATCTCTTGACGTGAACGTAGGCTCAGCAGCGACCTCTGGGTACGTAAGAACAGGTCACATATATTCTGGGAAGAATGAAGAATACTAA